A DNA window from Brassica napus cultivar Da-Ae chromosome C1, Da-Ae, whole genome shotgun sequence contains the following coding sequences:
- the LOC106374075 gene encoding uncharacterized protein LOC106374075, whose amino-acid sequence MACLAQQDAAQKAATDQIAALAKILAPLAANVEASTAQYGRHLLSTERGTGATPAHAEDQDVNDGYTTQTPGGLDAQTINELAALKQSVVDINSKIHNVTTSAPQIECVLAESLSTLFTEKIIGVRLRKMDKFRLPTFDGVSNPSAHVTSFNIAMRRANLSDEEKDAGFCQLFVETLEGIALNLFTGLQENSSTEATATDLWNLNHANGQSLRDFMEKFKFVVSKVDIPDHIAVESLMNTLHIKSPFRADLYRHPTRSVPDAIARSNNFIRMEEDTRAKAAKEAAGKQTPARTNDTRQEPRQHSTGSKTN is encoded by the exons ATGGCGTGCCTTGCACAACAGGACGCAGCCCAGAAGGCGGCGACCGACCAAATCGCGGCACTCGCAAAAATCTTAGCTCCTCTCGCTGCGAACGTGGAAGCCTCAACGGCGCAGTACGGAAGACATCTGTTAAGCACAGAGAGAGGAACCGGGGCGACGCCGGCGCACGCTGAAGACCAAGATGTCAACGACGGCTATACGACTCAAACCCCTGGAGGCCTCGACGCGCAGACCATAAACGAGCTCGCCGCGTTAAAACAGTCAGTGGTCGATATAAACTCTAAAATCCACAACGTGACTACGTCTGCTCCTCAGATCGAGTGTGTCCTCGCAGAATCTCTCTCGACACTGTTTACAGAAAAAATAATTGGGGTCCGACTCCGAAAAATGGACAAGTTCCGTCTTCCGACCTTCGACGGCGTTTCCAACCCTTCTGCCCATGTCACGTCCTTCAATATCGCAATGCGCCGCGCGAATCTCTCTGACGAAGAAAAAGACGCTGGCTTTTGTCAGCTTttcgtcgaaaccctagaaggaATCGCTCTCAACTTGTTCACCGGCCTTCAAGAAAACTCGTCAACA GAAGCCACCGCTACGGATCTCTGGAACCTCAATCACGCCAATGGGCAAAGCCTCCGAGATTTCATGGAGAAGTTTAAATTCGTTGTCTCAAAAGTCGACATCCCGGACCACATAGCTGTGGAATCATTGATGAACACCCTCCATATCAAATCGCCATTTCGAGCCGACCTTTATCGGCACCCGACGAGATCCGTGCCGGATGCTATCGCTCGATCCAACAACTTCATCCGTATGGAGGAAGACACTAGGGCAAAGGCGGCGAAAGAGGCGGCAGGAAAACAAACGCCCGCCCGGACGAACGACACCCGTCAGGAGCCGCGTCAACATTCTACGGGCAGCAAAACCAACTAG